The proteins below come from a single Arthrobacter crystallopoietes genomic window:
- a CDS encoding IclR family transcriptional regulator, which translates to MTGEPKDLDTSPAPSMGASEKTLRVLEAAILYDRFTDIVEETGLPKATVHRILATLAELKFITGDSDRGYHPGSRLLGIAGRAISRLDISFIAEPIVEKLVREVDCTVHVGVVNGFEMVYVIRKDSSKPYRMASRVGLPMPMHCSGMGKVVLASWTPEQVAQLVAEVGLPPRTDKTITDPEQLRTELANVRQRGYALDLGENERGTVCVSAPIRDHLGRVMYGLSISSLELEYPGSTIEQFAPQAVAAADAISRALGSTVDRASA; encoded by the coding sequence ATGACCGGGGAACCCAAGGACCTTGACACAAGCCCGGCGCCATCTATGGGCGCGAGTGAGAAGACATTGCGGGTGCTTGAGGCCGCGATTCTCTACGACCGCTTCACTGACATCGTCGAGGAGACCGGTCTGCCCAAGGCGACTGTGCACCGTATTCTCGCGACGCTGGCTGAGTTGAAGTTCATCACCGGCGATAGCGATCGCGGTTATCACCCCGGCTCCCGTCTCCTCGGCATTGCAGGCCGGGCCATCTCCCGGCTCGACATCTCCTTCATCGCGGAGCCGATCGTCGAGAAGCTCGTACGCGAAGTCGACTGCACGGTTCACGTCGGCGTCGTGAACGGTTTCGAGATGGTGTATGTCATCCGCAAGGACTCGTCGAAGCCCTATCGGATGGCTTCGCGCGTGGGGTTGCCGATGCCGATGCACTGCTCGGGCATGGGAAAGGTTGTGCTCGCTAGCTGGACGCCCGAACAGGTGGCCCAGTTGGTAGCCGAGGTCGGGCTGCCGCCCCGCACGGACAAGACCATCACCGATCCGGAGCAGTTGCGTACAGAGCTTGCGAACGTGCGTCAACGCGGTTACGCGCTCGATCTCGGCGAGAATGAGCGCGGCACGGTGTGCGTCTCAGCTCCAATCCGGGATCACCTCGGACGAGTGATGTATGGCCTGTCGATCTCATCGCTTGAGCTTGAGTATCCGGGCTCCACAATCGAGCAGTTTGCCCCGCAGGCAGTCGCCGCCGCGGACGCGATCTCCCGGGCGCTCGGCTCTACGGTCGACCGCGCGAGCGCCTAG
- the eda gene encoding bifunctional 4-hydroxy-2-oxoglutarate aldolase/2-dehydro-3-deoxy-phosphogluconate aldolase, with amino-acid sequence MMLELSGVVPLATVDDDAAADVIADGLVAGGLPVLEVALRNPHGMAAIERIAARGDVLVGAGTVLDREQLRQALDVGAAFVVAPGLDEEIVEAALTAGVPVLPGVITPSDIQRGIRLGLERLKLFPAGAAGGLALVNALAPVFPGVRFMPSGGVSTANLGEYLAHPAVFAASGSWIAAPARIAAGAEAVAEAAREAVAVRAEAGLRAGR; translated from the coding sequence ATGATGCTCGAGCTAAGCGGCGTTGTCCCGCTCGCAACCGTCGACGACGACGCGGCCGCCGATGTGATCGCCGACGGCCTCGTCGCCGGCGGCCTGCCGGTGCTCGAGGTCGCGCTGCGCAACCCTCACGGGATGGCAGCGATTGAGCGCATTGCCGCGCGGGGTGACGTGCTTGTCGGCGCCGGTACCGTCCTCGATCGTGAGCAATTGCGCCAGGCACTCGACGTCGGCGCAGCATTTGTCGTCGCGCCGGGTCTTGACGAGGAAATCGTCGAAGCCGCGCTCACCGCAGGTGTGCCGGTGCTGCCGGGGGTGATAACGCCAAGCGACATCCAACGCGGCATCCGCCTCGGACTTGAACGGCTCAAGCTCTTCCCCGCCGGCGCCGCGGGCGGGCTCGCCCTCGTCAACGCGCTGGCCCCGGTCTTTCCAGGAGTCCGCTTCATGCCCAGCGGAGGAGTGAGCACCGCGAATCTGGGCGAGTACCTGGCGCATCCGGCCGTCTTCGCGGCAAGTGGCTCGTGGATCGCGGCGCCCGCGCGTATCGCGGCAGGCGCCGAAGCAGTCGCCGAGGCAGCGCGGGAGGCGGTCGCGGTTCGAGCCGAGGCAGGCCTGAGGGCCGGGCGATGA
- the kduI gene encoding 5-dehydro-4-deoxy-D-glucuronate isomerase, with protein MTAVYGPTSPEQIPGVTQQQLRDRYLVEDLFIPGTVRTIVTHYDRVVAVGAMPTDAPLALEAVPEIRSEQFLDHREIGIVNIGGAGAVHADGERHVMTTGACLYLGRGVKDVSFESDDAATPARFYGFSAPAHATCPTALVEPGQGTVRELGDPLTSNRRTINQYIHEDGVRSCQVVMGVTQLHAGSMWNTMPAHTHDRRTEFYVYFDVPEEARVVHLMGEPSETRHMLVGDGGLVLSPSWSIHSGVGTSNYSFVWAMAGENQAFDDMDGVAIVDMR; from the coding sequence ATGACCGCCGTTTACGGCCCCACTTCTCCCGAGCAGATCCCCGGGGTCACGCAGCAGCAGTTGCGTGACCGCTATCTCGTCGAGGATCTCTTCATTCCCGGTACTGTGCGCACGATCGTTACCCACTACGATCGCGTGGTCGCGGTCGGGGCCATGCCGACTGACGCACCGCTCGCGCTCGAGGCAGTGCCGGAGATTCGTAGCGAGCAATTCCTCGATCACCGCGAGATCGGCATCGTCAATATTGGAGGCGCGGGTGCCGTCCATGCCGATGGCGAGCGCCATGTGATGACTACCGGCGCTTGCCTGTACCTGGGCCGCGGCGTGAAGGACGTTTCCTTCGAGTCCGACGATGCCGCGACACCTGCCCGTTTCTACGGCTTCTCGGCACCCGCGCATGCCACCTGCCCGACGGCGCTCGTCGAACCCGGCCAGGGCACCGTCCGGGAGCTTGGCGATCCGCTGACCTCGAACCGCCGGACGATCAACCAGTACATTCACGAAGACGGCGTGCGCAGCTGCCAGGTGGTCATGGGCGTCACGCAACTGCACGCCGGCAGCATGTGGAATACGATGCCGGCGCACACTCATGACCGCCGCACCGAGTTTTACGTCTACTTCGATGTACCCGAGGAAGCCCGCGTCGTTCACCTCATGGGCGAACCGTCCGAGACCCGTCACATGCTTGTCGGCGATGGGGGACTGGTGCTTTCGCCGTCGTGGTCAATCCACTCCGGTGTCGGAACGTCGAACTACTCGTTCGTGTGGGCGATGGCCGGCGAGAACCAGGCCTTCGACGACATGGATGGCGTCGCGATTGTCGACATGAGATGA
- a CDS encoding sugar kinase — protein MSVVTLGESLGLLVASRIGRLELVPAMDLGFGGAESNVAIGLARLGVPVTWMSRLGDDALGRLIERQLRAEGVSAATTLDPTAPTALMLKERPAAGSSAVSYYRAGSAGSRLTPEHLDIARIREARILHITGITAALGAGPRAALDAAVDAANDSGTIVSFDVNHRTRLWSHATAAFAYREIAARADVVFAGDDEAELLTGERDPAAQAAAIIELGPTHAIVKRGAEGAYALADGQAVEQSAFPVQAVDTVGAGDAFVAGYLAELLAGASLTERLRTAAACGAIACTAPGDWEAAADRAAIARLLGAGDPVQR, from the coding sequence ATGAGCGTCGTCACGCTCGGTGAGTCGCTGGGGCTGCTTGTCGCCTCCCGCATCGGCAGGCTTGAGCTCGTGCCTGCGATGGACCTGGGCTTCGGCGGTGCCGAGAGCAACGTCGCGATTGGTCTGGCGCGCCTGGGCGTGCCCGTGACTTGGATGAGTCGCCTCGGTGACGACGCGCTCGGCCGCCTCATCGAGCGACAGCTTCGGGCCGAGGGCGTCAGCGCCGCGACAACCCTCGATCCGACGGCACCCACCGCCCTCATGCTGAAGGAACGTCCGGCGGCCGGCTCCAGCGCCGTCTCGTACTACCGTGCAGGCAGTGCAGGCTCCCGGCTCACGCCGGAGCACCTCGACATCGCCCGCATCCGGGAGGCTCGTATCCTGCACATCACCGGCATCACGGCCGCGCTTGGTGCCGGTCCGCGCGCTGCGTTGGACGCCGCGGTCGACGCCGCGAACGATAGCGGCACTATCGTCTCGTTCGACGTAAATCACCGCACGCGGCTGTGGAGCCACGCAACGGCAGCCTTCGCGTACCGCGAGATCGCGGCCCGTGCCGATGTCGTCTTCGCTGGCGATGATGAGGCGGAACTACTCACCGGCGAGCGCGACCCGGCCGCGCAGGCCGCGGCGATTATCGAACTGGGCCCAACGCACGCGATCGTGAAGCGCGGAGCTGAAGGCGCGTACGCGCTTGCCGATGGCCAGGCCGTGGAACAGTCAGCCTTCCCCGTGCAAGCTGTCGACACAGTCGGCGCCGGGGACGCGTTCGTCGCTGGCTACCTGGCCGAGCTCCTCGCCGGCGCCTCGCTAACCGAGCGTCTGCGCACGGCCGCTGCCTGCGGCGCGATCGCCTGCACGGCGCCTGGCGACTGGGAAGCGGCCGCCGACCGTGCCGCGATCGCGCGGCTACTGGGAGCTGGAGACCCCGTGCAACGCTGA
- a CDS encoding RibD family protein, which produces MATPTGDHRPYVLVHMAVSLDGSVSGFQPDVARFYSLAAEWQEDATLVGADTILAQENELADAGLPGPKEGGPILAVVDSGYRVSAWNALRNVGHWSRVIALRGNPRPTHGVEEIVTGGQRVDLPAALAELRSLHAVQRLRVDSGGNLVGALMAGGLVDEISLLVHPALVADMHRRPWWGGGHAVPVFRLTDLKARAIGDDIAHLRYRLVW; this is translated from the coding sequence ATGGCTACGCCGACCGGTGATCATCGTCCGTACGTACTCGTACATATGGCCGTTTCGCTCGATGGCTCCGTTTCCGGGTTCCAACCGGACGTCGCTCGGTTCTATTCATTGGCGGCCGAGTGGCAAGAGGATGCCACGCTCGTAGGCGCCGACACGATATTGGCTCAGGAGAACGAGTTGGCGGATGCCGGCCTGCCAGGACCGAAGGAGGGCGGCCCCATACTTGCTGTTGTGGATAGCGGGTATCGGGTGAGCGCTTGGAATGCGCTCCGCAACGTGGGCCATTGGTCGCGCGTGATTGCTTTGAGGGGCAATCCCAGGCCGACACACGGCGTGGAAGAAATCGTCACCGGCGGCCAACGAGTCGATCTTCCGGCCGCACTGGCTGAACTGCGGAGCCTGCACGCTGTGCAGAGACTCCGCGTTGATAGCGGCGGCAACTTGGTTGGCGCCCTGATGGCCGGAGGCCTCGTCGACGAAATCAGTTTGCTCGTGCATCCCGCCCTCGTCGCCGATATGCATCGTCGTCCTTGGTGGGGCGGAGGGCATGCGGTTCCTGTTTTCCGACTAACCGACCTCAAGGCGCGCGCGATCGGTGACGATATCGCTCATTTGCGGTATCGGCTCGTCTGGTGA
- a CDS encoding zinc-dependent alcohol dehydrogenase, with translation MTLRAARYIGDQRIEVGNVEASPPAAGEVTIRVAYNGICGTDLHIVQGHMDTRVALPAVIGHEMSGIISAIGPEVESLTPGQPVTVMPLRWCGECASCRAGHQHICQHLDFVGIDSPGALQEQWTVPASLVVPLPEGVSLEHAALVEPLAVAVHDVRRSRLAAGETVVVIGGGPIGQLIAIVARAAGAEVILAEPDADRRAFAEQRAIVVDPIEGDLAAVVEEHTGGAGADVVFEVAGTRGTALDATRHARTRGRVVFVAIHPEPVPVDLHRIFWRELEVLGARVYEREDFERAIELLASGVVPADALITRVVALDDTSEAFDALLAASAMKILVDVQGVRA, from the coding sequence ATGACATTGCGAGCAGCTAGATACATCGGCGATCAGCGGATCGAGGTGGGCAACGTTGAAGCCAGCCCGCCTGCAGCCGGGGAGGTCACCATCCGCGTGGCATACAACGGAATCTGCGGCACCGACCTGCACATCGTGCAGGGCCACATGGATACACGCGTGGCCCTGCCGGCAGTGATCGGCCACGAGATGAGCGGCATCATCAGCGCAATCGGCCCGGAGGTGGAATCGCTGACACCGGGGCAGCCTGTCACTGTGATGCCACTGCGTTGGTGCGGGGAATGCGCCTCCTGCCGCGCCGGCCACCAGCACATCTGCCAGCACCTTGACTTCGTAGGTATCGACTCGCCCGGCGCACTGCAGGAGCAGTGGACGGTGCCAGCCTCCCTCGTGGTTCCACTTCCCGAAGGCGTCTCCCTTGAGCACGCCGCGCTCGTCGAGCCGCTCGCAGTTGCTGTGCACGACGTGCGGCGCTCGCGGCTCGCGGCGGGCGAGACCGTCGTCGTAATCGGTGGCGGACCCATCGGCCAGCTCATCGCCATCGTGGCCCGCGCAGCAGGCGCAGAGGTAATCCTGGCTGAGCCGGACGCCGACCGCCGCGCGTTCGCCGAACAGCGCGCAATCGTCGTCGATCCCATCGAAGGCGACCTCGCCGCGGTCGTCGAGGAACACACCGGCGGCGCCGGGGCCGATGTCGTGTTCGAGGTCGCGGGGACCCGCGGCACCGCGCTTGATGCCACCCGGCACGCTCGCACTCGTGGGCGCGTGGTATTCGTCGCCATTCATCCGGAGCCGGTGCCCGTGGATCTCCACCGCATCTTCTGGCGCGAACTCGAGGTGCTTGGCGCTCGTGTCTACGAGCGCGAGGATTTCGAGCGCGCTATCGAACTGCTCGCCTCCGGCGTGGTACCGGCAGATGCGCTCATTACGCGCGTCGTGGCACTTGACGACACCTCGGAAGCGTTCGACGCGTTGCTCGCGGCATCCGCAATGAAGATTCTTGTCGACGTGCAGGGGGTGCGCGCGTGA
- a CDS encoding TRAP transporter large permease produces the protein MIEPGTISVILIGGLALLLAIGAPVSIAIALPSALCLLLIVDFERGAITSAQQMIGGADSFALLAIPFFILAGVIMNNGGIAERLINLARVLVGRTPAPLVQTNVIANAIFGSVSGSAVASAAAIGSTMSPMQRKAGYDRAFSAAANIASAPAGMLIPPSNTLIVYSLAAGGTSLGALFVAGYIPGILWALVCAVVGLVYARRHPELRGEPWPKFPVFLATFGRAVPSLGLIVVAIGGIVAGFFTPTEGSAVAVIYSLLLSFFYRTISVKDLPRVLFDACRTSAIVIFLIAVSTIMSYVMTYARLPQLIAESLFGWTDSKVVVLLIMMLVLLLIGIPLDPTPAILIFTPIFLPIAVSYGIDPVHFGIVMVFNLSIAVISPPSAPVLFVGTQVAKVKLEPVIAKLMPFLVVLIALLFVIVFVPQLSLWLPGLMGLL, from the coding sequence GTGATTGAGCCCGGTACCATCAGCGTCATCCTTATCGGCGGCCTCGCTTTGCTGCTCGCGATTGGCGCCCCTGTCTCCATAGCGATCGCGCTGCCGTCGGCCCTGTGCCTGCTGCTGATCGTAGACTTCGAGCGAGGCGCCATAACCTCCGCCCAACAGATGATCGGCGGTGCTGACTCGTTCGCGTTGCTCGCCATCCCGTTCTTCATTCTGGCTGGCGTGATCATGAACAACGGCGGTATTGCCGAGCGGCTCATCAATCTCGCACGGGTGCTCGTAGGCCGTACGCCGGCGCCGCTCGTGCAGACGAACGTCATCGCCAACGCAATCTTCGGCTCGGTTTCCGGTTCCGCCGTCGCCAGTGCCGCCGCCATCGGCTCCACGATGTCTCCGATGCAGCGGAAGGCGGGCTATGACCGCGCCTTCAGTGCGGCGGCGAATATCGCTTCTGCACCGGCTGGAATGCTGATCCCGCCGAGCAACACGCTTATTGTCTACTCACTTGCTGCTGGCGGCACGTCGCTTGGCGCGCTGTTCGTCGCGGGCTACATTCCCGGCATCCTGTGGGCTCTCGTATGCGCAGTGGTCGGGTTGGTCTACGCTCGTCGGCACCCCGAGCTGCGGGGAGAGCCATGGCCCAAGTTCCCGGTCTTCCTGGCTACGTTCGGGCGCGCTGTACCGTCGCTCGGCTTGATCGTAGTAGCGATCGGAGGCATTGTCGCTGGCTTCTTCACCCCGACCGAGGGCTCGGCCGTGGCCGTGATCTACTCGCTGCTGCTCTCGTTTTTCTACCGCACCATCTCGGTCAAGGACCTGCCGCGAGTCTTGTTCGACGCCTGCCGCACCAGCGCGATCGTCATCTTCCTGATCGCGGTGTCGACGATCATGTCTTATGTTATGACTTACGCCCGGCTGCCGCAGTTGATCGCCGAGTCACTGTTCGGGTGGACTGACTCGAAGGTTGTCGTGCTGCTGATCATGATGCTTGTTCTACTGTTGATCGGCATCCCGCTTGATCCGACGCCGGCGATCCTGATTTTCACTCCGATCTTCCTGCCGATCGCTGTCTCCTACGGCATCGACCCGGTGCACTTCGGAATCGTGATGGTCTTTAATCTCTCGATCGCGGTGATCTCGCCGCCGTCGGCACCCGTGCTGTTCGTCGGAACCCAGGTGGCGAAGGTCAAGCTTGAACCGGTTATCGCGAAATTGATGCCGTTCCTTGTCGTGCTCATCGCGCTGCTGTTCGTGATCGTCTTTGTCCCCCAGCTTTCCCTGTGGCTCCCTGGCCTCATGGGCCTGCTCTGA
- a CDS encoding SDR family oxidoreductase, translated as MSISFDLTGTTAVVTGARRGIGFAMAEGLAMAGADIIAASASQEADGGAIGARVRELGRTFEGYTVDFRDRDAVAAFGSAVQDRADILVNNAGTIRRSPAAEHPLEWWDEVLDVNLRNQFVLTQAVAAGMLERGYGRIVFTASLLSFQGGITVPGYTAAKSGVAGLVKALSNEWSARGVTVNAIAPGYIATDNTAALRADEDRSQAILDRIPAGRWGSAEDLQGATVFLASPSAAYVTGVTLPVDGGWMAR; from the coding sequence GTGAGTATCTCATTTGACCTGACCGGTACGACGGCCGTTGTCACCGGCGCCCGCCGAGGCATCGGCTTCGCAATGGCTGAGGGGCTCGCAATGGCCGGCGCCGACATCATCGCGGCATCCGCGAGCCAGGAGGCCGACGGCGGTGCAATCGGTGCGCGAGTGCGCGAACTAGGACGCACTTTTGAGGGATACACCGTCGACTTCCGTGACCGCGATGCCGTCGCCGCCTTCGGGTCGGCTGTGCAGGATCGCGCTGACATCCTGGTGAACAATGCCGGTACCATCCGCCGATCGCCCGCGGCCGAGCATCCGCTCGAATGGTGGGACGAGGTGCTCGACGTGAACCTGCGCAACCAATTCGTCCTCACACAGGCAGTTGCGGCCGGGATGCTTGAGCGCGGCTACGGTCGTATTGTCTTCACTGCGAGCCTGTTGAGCTTCCAAGGCGGCATCACCGTGCCGGGGTACACCGCGGCGAAGTCGGGCGTTGCAGGTCTTGTGAAGGCGCTCAGCAATGAATGGTCCGCGCGGGGCGTCACGGTGAATGCGATCGCACCGGGCTACATCGCCACCGACAACACCGCTGCACTCCGCGCCGATGAGGACCGTTCGCAAGCTATCCTCGATCGCATCCCCGCCGGACGCTGGGGCAGTGCCGAGGATCTGCAGGGCGCGACGGTCTTCCTCGCCAGCCCGTCGGCCGCCTACGTCACCGGCGTCACGCTGCCGGTCGACGGCGGATGGATGGCACGATGA
- a CDS encoding TRAP transporter small permease, with protein sequence MATAKLMKTARAWLDGTLRATCVTLFALLVLLVAWQVFTRLVLGQPSAWSEEAARHTFVWVSLIGIAIAVGEKADVIMDFLVARLPVSLQRVADIIAYLTTLAFVLYVMVFGGLQQSALAWGQQNPLLPLTQGQLYLALPISGVLLTIYLTIHIVGTFSGRYAGHVDHDEDLEAASL encoded by the coding sequence ATGGCAACAGCGAAGCTCATGAAGACTGCGCGGGCATGGCTCGATGGCACGCTCCGAGCAACCTGCGTCACCCTCTTTGCGCTGCTGGTGCTGCTCGTGGCCTGGCAGGTCTTCACCCGCTTGGTGCTCGGACAGCCAAGCGCATGGTCGGAGGAAGCGGCGCGGCACACATTCGTGTGGGTCAGCCTGATCGGAATCGCCATCGCGGTCGGCGAGAAGGCTGATGTCATCATGGACTTCCTGGTGGCACGACTGCCCGTGTCGCTCCAACGAGTCGCCGACATCATCGCCTACCTCACTACGCTCGCGTTCGTGCTGTACGTGATGGTATTTGGTGGCCTCCAGCAGTCCGCCCTCGCGTGGGGGCAGCAGAATCCGCTGCTGCCTCTCACACAGGGCCAGCTCTACCTGGCTCTGCCGATCTCCGGCGTGCTGTTGACCATTTACCTGACCATCCACATCGTCGGAACCTTCTCCGGCCGTTATGCCGGACACGTGGATCACGACGAGGACCTCGAGGCGGCATCGCTGTGA
- a CDS encoding NAD-dependent succinate-semialdehyde dehydrogenase — MTLYAVTNPATGETVKEYPTATDVEIQTALERTDSAFRQWTRSPLEERVKLLNRVAELYAERRDELAAIITREMGKPIRQAGFEVDIVVSIYRYYAENGPKFLEDEELDVVAGGKAVVRKEGLGVLLGIMPWNYPYYQVARFAAPNLMNGNTILLKHAPQCPESALAMEQIFKDAGAPEGSYVNVFATNEQVADIIADPRVQGVSLTGSERAGAAVAEIAGRNLKKVVLELGGSDPFLLLDTKDLDKSVKTAVFGRMTNGGQACNASKRFVVMEDIYDEFVEKFSSAFAAITPGDPTNPKTYLGPLSSQAAADNLAKQVDSAVAEGAVVRTGGGKVSDDSAFFQPTVLTGVTPDMAAFREELFGPVAMVFKATSEDEAIRLANDTPFGLGASIHTNDDEKAQRIAEQIEAGMVYINEPGGTAAELPFGGVKRSGVGRELGKYGMDEFVNKKLVRTSAR, encoded by the coding sequence ATGACTCTTTATGCCGTCACGAACCCGGCCACCGGTGAAACCGTCAAGGAGTACCCCACGGCTACCGACGTCGAAATCCAGACAGCCTTGGAGCGCACGGACAGCGCGTTCCGGCAGTGGACCCGGAGCCCGCTGGAAGAGCGCGTGAAGCTGCTCAACCGCGTTGCCGAACTCTATGCGGAGCGCCGCGACGAGCTGGCCGCCATCATCACCCGCGAAATGGGCAAGCCCATCCGCCAGGCCGGCTTCGAGGTCGACATCGTCGTCTCGATCTACCGCTACTACGCCGAGAACGGCCCGAAGTTCCTCGAGGACGAAGAGCTCGACGTCGTTGCTGGCGGAAAGGCTGTGGTCCGCAAGGAAGGCCTCGGCGTACTGCTGGGGATCATGCCCTGGAACTACCCGTACTACCAGGTGGCCCGGTTCGCCGCACCGAACCTGATGAACGGCAACACTATCCTGCTCAAGCACGCACCCCAGTGCCCGGAGTCCGCCCTGGCCATGGAGCAGATTTTCAAGGACGCTGGCGCTCCCGAGGGTTCCTACGTCAACGTCTTCGCCACCAACGAGCAGGTCGCGGACATCATCGCCGACCCGCGCGTCCAGGGCGTCTCGCTCACGGGTTCCGAGCGCGCCGGCGCTGCCGTGGCCGAAATCGCCGGCCGCAACCTCAAGAAGGTCGTGCTGGAACTCGGCGGCTCGGACCCGTTCCTGCTGCTGGACACCAAGGACCTGGACAAGTCCGTCAAGACCGCTGTTTTTGGCCGTATGACGAACGGCGGCCAGGCCTGCAACGCGTCCAAGCGCTTCGTCGTGATGGAGGACATCTACGACGAGTTCGTGGAGAAGTTCAGCAGCGCCTTCGCCGCGATTACCCCCGGCGATCCGACCAATCCCAAGACCTACCTGGGCCCGCTGTCCTCACAGGCTGCAGCCGACAACCTCGCCAAGCAGGTTGACTCCGCGGTCGCCGAAGGTGCCGTGGTCCGCACCGGCGGCGGCAAGGTCAGCGACGATTCCGCCTTCTTCCAGCCGACTGTGCTGACCGGCGTCACCCCCGACATGGCAGCCTTCCGCGAGGAGCTCTTCGGCCCCGTCGCCATGGTCTTCAAGGCGACCTCCGAGGACGAAGCCATCCGGCTGGCCAACGATACCCCGTTCGGTCTCGGCGCCTCGATTCACACCAACGACGACGAGAAGGCCCAGCGAATCGCGGAGCAGATCGAGGCCGGAATGGTCTACATCAATGAACCGGGCGGCACTGCGGCTGAACTGCCCTTCGGCGGAGTCAAGCGCTCCGGCGTCGGCCGTGAACTGGGCAAGTACGGCATGGACGAGTTCGTCAACAAGAAGCTGGTCCGCACCTCGGCCCGCTAG
- a CDS encoding TRAP transporter substrate-binding protein, with translation MQGKRILGVLSAAAITTMALASCSASAEDGGGETVLRVAFNQDINHPQAQALLQLSEELKTQTDGRYALELYTDETLGDQAATIEQVQSGTIDLAVVAGSLLENFEPDFSVVNLPYLYESPEHQMSVLNHPEVAGGLYDTLQDDNIQVLSAYHGGVRNVYSSDGPVETPADLSGQKIRVIGSDTNVRMMELMGGVGSPMAQGEVYTAIQSGVLDGAENNELIYSTLSHDEIAPYYSRTEHLMMPDYLVTSPTVWDGISEEDRAIFDELLTASVDTELELFGAAVEEATAAAEEAGAKFSEVDTEVFREATRPLHEELVTSEVAQTVYDAIEAARS, from the coding sequence ATGCAGGGAAAAAGGATTCTGGGCGTACTGAGCGCCGCCGCAATCACCACAATGGCACTTGCCTCGTGCTCCGCCTCCGCGGAAGACGGCGGCGGTGAGACCGTCCTCCGCGTTGCCTTCAACCAGGACATCAACCACCCGCAGGCTCAGGCGCTGTTGCAGCTCTCGGAAGAGCTCAAGACTCAAACCGACGGCCGGTATGCGCTCGAGCTTTACACCGATGAGACGCTCGGCGACCAAGCGGCCACCATAGAACAGGTACAGTCCGGCACCATCGACTTGGCCGTCGTCGCCGGCAGTTTGCTCGAGAACTTCGAGCCGGACTTCTCGGTCGTGAACCTGCCCTACCTATACGAGTCGCCCGAGCACCAGATGAGCGTGCTCAACCACCCTGAGGTTGCGGGCGGGCTGTATGACACCCTGCAGGACGACAACATCCAGGTGCTTTCCGCGTATCACGGTGGTGTCCGCAACGTGTACTCAAGCGATGGCCCGGTTGAGACGCCTGCCGACCTCTCGGGCCAGAAGATCCGCGTTATCGGTTCGGATACGAACGTACGCATGATGGAACTTATGGGTGGCGTCGGTTCCCCAATGGCACAGGGCGAGGTCTACACTGCAATACAGTCAGGCGTGCTTGACGGCGCAGAGAACAACGAGCTTATCTACTCGACGCTTTCGCATGACGAGATTGCGCCCTACTACTCGCGCACTGAGCATCTGATGATGCCCGACTACCTGGTCACGAGCCCGACCGTATGGGATGGCATCTCCGAGGAGGACCGTGCGATCTTCGATGAGCTGTTGACGGCGTCGGTCGACACCGAACTCGAGCTGTTCGGTGCCGCCGTCGAGGAGGCAACCGCCGCAGCCGAGGAAGCCGGTGCGAAGTTCAGCGAGGTCGACACCGAGGTATTCCGTGAGGCGACGCGCCCGCTGCATGAGGAGCTCGTCACATCCGAGGTCGCACAGACGGTTTACGACGCCATCGAGGCGGCGCGCAGCTAA